In Oxalobacteraceae bacterium OTU3CINTB1, the sequence GGCGCATGCGTCAATATTAACAGCGTTCAACACTTCTGGCGGTTGCAGCATACGCCGCAACTGGGCGGGCGTGGCGCCCGGTTGCAACTCACCCAGCAGCGCCAGCATGCCGGAAACGTGGGCCGCCGCGTACGAGCTGCCGCTGACGAAGGACCAGCGCGCGCCCGGCGCGGTGGTCGGCACGTCGTTGCCCGGCGCGAATAGCGGCCGCTCCAGGCCGGCCGCCGCCGCCGTCTGCTCCATCAGCGCGGCCGCGCTCACCGGCGCGAAATTGCCGGATACCTTTACGCTCGGCTGCGAGGCCACGGCCAGCACGCCGCGATGACTGGCAGGGAAGGTCGGCGCGCTCGCCTGCGCGTCCACCGCCCCGACCACGCCGATGCCGCGCTGGAGCGCGACGTCCAGTAAACGGTCCAAAAGCCTGTCGGGCGGACCGGACAGGCTCAGGTTGATGACTTTGGCGCCGTTGAGGATCGCGTAGTTGAGCGCCTTGCTCAAGGTGAAGCTGTTGCAGCGGGTGCTTTGGTTGGGCAGTTGCCAACAGGCCCGCAAGCCCATCAATCTGGCCTTGGGCGCCACGCCGAGGATGCCGCCGTTGCCGCTGCGCGCCGCGATGATGCCGGCCACGGCGGTGCCGTGGATTTCCGGCGGCGGCTCGCCATTGTCGACGAAGTTGGCGTTGACCGCCAGTTGCCCCTGCAGATCCGGGTGGCTGCCGTCGATGCCGCTGTCGATCACCGCGACCCGGACTTCGCGGCCGGTGGTGTAGCGGTGCAGGTCGGAGACATGCCAGTAGCGCGCGGCTGGTTGCACCGGATACAGCACGTCGGCGGCGCCGGCCCCTGCGCCGGGCGGCAAACCTGCCACCGGCACGACCGGATTCGTCGATGCGGCCGGTGCGACCTGCGGCCCGGCGTTGCCGCCGGGAGCTCCGCGGGGCGCCTGTTCGGCCATGCCTTCGAACCTGGCCACCGGTTGCGCCCATTCAACCTGGGGATCGCGCGACAGCTGCTCGATGATCAGGCCGGCGTCGGCGTCGTCCTTGTAGCGCATCACGTAGCAATCGATGCCGAGCAGCGACATGGCCCAGCCTTCGACCACCGTCATGCCGTGCTGTTGCGCCAGCGCTTCGGCGCGGCGCCGGCGTCCGCCGCTGCCGCTGTCGTCCATGTAGCGGCCGCCGTAGGTGGCGTCCGGACGGTAGTGCGTGGCGGGCAGGCGCAGCATCACCAGCAGCTGGTTGGCGCCCGGATCATGGGCGCCGTCGTCGGCGGGCGGCAGGATGCGTTCGTCGCCCGCCGGCGGCGCGGCGCTGGCTGCGGGAGCGGCTGCTTGCGGCTCACCGGCGCGTGCCAGGACGGTGCCCGCCGCCGCCGGTGCCAGCACGGCGGCGAGCAAGGCGGCCAGCACGATGGCGCGCGCGTTCAAGGTGTGCCGCCGTCGTCGAGCGCCTCGGCCAATTTGACGGCAGGATCGGCGCGCAGCGCTTGCAGCGCGCGGTCGCGGTTTTCTTGCGGCACGCTGATCAGGTAAGCGTCGGTCACGGTCGGGCCGTCGACCACGCGCGCGCCTTGTGCTTGCAGGATGCGCCGCAGTTCGCGTTCGGTGGTGGTGGGCTGGAACATCACCACCAGGTTGCCGACCGGACTGGCGCCGATACTGTTGCCCAGCACGCGATACGCGGGCGGGGCCTCGTCCGGACGCGCCAGCAGCGCGACCAGGCCGATGATCAGCACCCATTGCGCGGCCACCGCCCAGCGCAGCCAGATCGGCTGGTTGGCCGCGCCCATGGCCCACCAGCGCCGCGGCACCACCGGCGCAGGCGCAGGCGCATCGGCCAGCGGCTTGGCATCGGCGGCTGGCGCGATCGTGGCACTGCCCGTCGGCGCCGGGTTGGCGCGCAGCGGGGCATCGTCAATCTCGTCCACCGGGCCCAGCGCGGGCAAGATCCGCGCCCACGCACGCTCCATGTCCACACCCGGCGGCAGGGCGGTGTCGGCGCTCCCTTGGTCCAGCATCTCGCGCTCCCATTGCAAATCCTGACGGCATTGCTCGCACGTGTGCAGATGCGCTTCCACGCGGTGCGCGTCGTCCGGTTCCAGTTGCGATGACGCATACCACGGCAGCAGCTCCTGCACCGCCTGGTGAGCCGGGACATCCAGTCTGAAGACTCGCCCGTTCATCGCCCGTTCTCTCTCTCGTTCCACAACAAATCCTTCAATCTGTGCCGCGCGTGAAACATCCGGGTTTTGACCGTGTTCACCGGACAATCGACCACTTCAGCGATGTCGCTGTAGGCCATCTCATGATAATAGGTTAGCACCATCACCGCGCGCTGTGCGGCGGGCAACTGATCCAACGCCTCGGCGACCGTGTTCTGCAGTTGCAGGCGGGTGATCGTCTGCTCCGGCTGGTTGCCGCTTTCATCCTCGTACAGCGACGCATCGGACTCCACCGGATCGTCGCTGCCGCGCAAGCCCTTGAGGGTCTTGCGGTAGGCGATGGCGAAAATCCATGTGGAAGGTTTGCAACTGCCGTCGAAGGTCTCGGCTTTTTGCCAGACCACCAACATGGTGTCGTTGACAATTTCCTCGATCAGTGTGGCATTGCGGGTCATCCTTCCGATAAAGCGCGACAGGCGCGAAAAATAACTTCGGTACAACTGTTCGAACGCGGCACGATCCCCGCCCGCTATCCTGCCCAGCAGGCACGCCTCGTTCGCATCCGGTAATGAGCCCGTCGACAGGCCCTGTGATTGACGCATCCGCCATCCTCCATTGTTTGCCGTAGATGCCGTTCCGCCGACAAATGGTTCTACTAAACAGTAAATATATATGCGCAACAAGCGGTAAGCGGCGATGCCGGGTCAAAACCTGTCCATCCCGCATGCTACCACCCGGATTCGGCTACCATGGCATTCATGAACCTGAACGCCCACATCGACCAGCTGCAAACGTTTTTACACCAGCACCGGCGCGTGCTGGTCCTGACCGGGGCCGGCCTCAGCACCGACTCCGGCATCCCCGACTACCGCGACAAGGATGGCGTCCGGCGCGGCCGCACGCCGATCCAGGGCCCGGATTTCCGCCGCGACGAAAGCGTGCGCCGCCGTTACTGGGCGCGCAGCATGGTCGGCTGGCCAACATTGGCGCAGGCCGCGCCCAACGTCGGCCACCGCGCGCTGGCCGCGCTGGAGGAGGCCGGCCGCATCGACGGCTTGATCACGCAAAACGTCGACGGCCTGCACCAGCGCGCCGGCAGCCGCAATGTGATCGAGCTGCACGGCAATATCCACGGTGTTGTCTGTCTGGACTGCCGGCGGGTCGTCGAACGCGCCGCGATCCAGACGGAGTTGCTGGAAGCGAATCCCGGCCTGTTCGCGGTCGACGCCGAGGTGCGGCCCGACGGCGACGCCGAGGTCGAGCTCCAGGCGTTGCAGCACTTCCATGTGCCGGTGTGCGCACATTGCGGCGGCACCCTGCAGCCGGATGTGATCTTCTTTGGGGATAATATTCCGGCAGAGCGCACCGCCAACGCGCTAGCCATGATGGAGCACGCCGACGCCTTGCTGGTGGTCGGTTCGTCGCTGATGGTATTTTCGGGCTACCGCTTTTGCAAGCTGGCGGCCGCTGCGGGCAAGCCCATCGCGGCGATCAACCTGGGCAAGACCCGCGCGGACGACCTGATCGGACTGAAGGTGGAGGCGGCCGCGGCGGACGTGCTGCCGCGCCTGGTGTAAGCTCGGGGCGAGTTAGTTCCGCTGCAACATCGAGCGGACGATGGCTTCCTTGGCCAGCACATAGTCCTGGCCGGCCAGCACCAGGTTGGAGTTCGGCTGGATCACCTTGACGTTGATGAACACCATGTCGCTGGTTTCCGCATAGGAACCGACCACGATCGCCTGGGCATTGTGCGCGGTGGCCACTTCGCCGATTTCGCGGGTGAGCATCAATTCGCCCTGATTGCGCTTCAAATAGACGTTGTTGCGCAGTTTCATCTCGATCATGCGCATGCCGCCCTGCGCCAGGCGGGTCGACACCTGCTCCGACACCAGCCGGCCCAAGGTCGTGGTCTGCTCCAGCGCGTCGATGTTGACGATGGTTGCCATGATCAGCGGCTTGTCGGCGGTCAGCTTGCCGCTGAGTTGATGCATCAGCGAATCGGCGGCCTTGTAGTTGGCGTCGATGAACTGGTTGGACGAGATCGTCGAATAATTGCCTTCCTCCTTGGTGGCGGTGGAAGAGCAGGCCGCCAGCAGCAACGGCAGCGCCAGCGCGGCGGCGCGGGCCAGGGATGTCATCAGCATTACATGTCTCCGCGTACTTTGAAGGTACGGGTCAATTTGGTGAGTTCGGCGTCCGGCTCGAGGACGCCGTACAGTTCGCGGTCGGAATCGGCCACGTAATAGGCCGACGTGGTGCGCGCCAGATAGCGGTACTGGTCGGACACGGACAGGGTGACGATGATCTCGGTCTTCGGCGTTTGGCCGGGGGCGAACTGGGCGTTATTGAGGTCGTACGGGTCCCAGCCGGCGTTGATCGCGTCCTCGTCGGACATCGGCGCCGGCGACAGCTCGGCCATCGACACGCCGCCGGGCAGGGCGGTGCGCTCGCCGATGGGACGGTATTGCGGACGGTGGGCGGCGAAGGTGACGGCCTGGATGTCCAGATCGATCTTGAGCGAACCGGCCGGCGTGCGCGTGACGACATAGCCGTCGTTCACCAGCGAGGTCGTCAGCTGGGTGACCAGCGCGCGCTGGAAGGCGTTGGAATCGGCGGGCTCGTTGATGAAGACCGGGCGGGGCGGGCTCTTTTTGAGCTGGGCCACCAGGCGTTTTTCGATGCTGTTCGACACCACGCCCCAATGGTAGGCCGCTTGCAGCTTGGCCTGCTTGGTGACGGGGAAGTTCGCGGCCAGCGGCGTGGGCGTGTAGCGCGCCGCACATCCTGACAGGACCAGTCCGGCTGCCAGAGCCATTGCAGTTTTCAGCGCCATTGTTGCCTCATCGTCAAAAGTCCACCGTTATCCGGGACCGCGAAAGGTGAGCGGCGGCCGCGAATGTAAAATCATCCAGCGTCCAGTTTAGCATGGATGTTTCCGATTAGAAATTCTGAAGGCGATAAAAAACCCGGTTAGGGACCGGGTTGTGTACGGAGCGCGCAACAGTTTTGGCGGTTTTAGCGGCTGTGGGTCTTCATCGCGGCCGCCACTTCGCGTTTGCCGTCGCGATCTTTCTCGGTGGCGCGCTTGTCGTGCATTTTTTTACCCTTGGCCAGGCCGATTTCACATTTGACCCTGCCGCCCTTGTAATGCAGGTTGAGCGGCACCAAGGTGTAGCCGGAGCGCTCGACCTTGCTGATCAGCTTGTCCATCTCCTGGCGGTGCAGCAGCAGCTTGCGGGTGCGCACGGCCTCCGGGCTGATGTGGGTCGACGCGGTGGGCAGGGCGCTGATGTGGGCGCCGAACAGGAACAGCTCGTCGCCACGGATGGTGACGTAGGCTTCCTTGATCTGCACGCGGGCGTCGCGGATCGCCTTCACTTCCCAGCCTTCGAGCACGATGCCCGCTTCGTAGCGGTCCTCGATGAAGTAGTCAAAAAAGGCTTTTTTGTTATCGGCTATGGTCATGGGGTTCGTAAATCAGCTGAAAACCCGTGCGGGTCGGTTAAACTACTGCTTCGCGTCAAAAAACGCGACTAATTCAACATCATAGCAAATGGTTAGCCAATGGCAGTAGTGCACAAATCAGTTTTCCTCGGTTACAGCGCCCAGCAGATGTTCGACCTGGTGGCCAACATCGATGACTATCCCAAGTTTCTGCCGTGGTGCAGCGGCGTCGAGATCCGCGAGCGCCGCGACAACGTGGTGGTGGCCAGCATCGGCATCAACTATCACGGCGTCAAGCAAAGCTTCACGACCTCCAACGAGAACACGGCGCCGACCGCCATCAAAATGAAGCTGGTCGACGGTCCTTTCAAGTGCCTCGACGGCGTGTGGACGTTCAAGGCGCTGCGCGAGGACGCCTGTAAAATCGAGCTCGACATGCGCTACGAATTCTCCGGCACCCTGCTGGACAAGCTGGTCGGGCCGGTGTTCGGCATGATCGCCAACAGCATGGTCGATTCCTTCTGCAAACGGGCGGAAACCGTCTATGGCGGCTGAACTGATCGACGTACAAGTGTGCTACGCCAGCGACGCGCTGCAGTTCCTGCGCGATTTACGGGTCCCTGTGGGCACCACGCTGGAGCAGGCCATCGCCGCCAGCGGCGTGCTGGCCGAGGTGCCGGCGATCGACCTCACCACGATGCAGGTCGGCATCTACGCCAAGAAGAAGCCGCTGGACACGGTGCTGCGAGAGCACGACCGCGTTGAAATCTACCGCCCGCTGATCGCCGATCCCAAGAACGCCCGCCGCCGCCGAAAGGCCGCCGCCTGACAGCCCGGGGTCAAGTCTGTCATTCGGACACGGCCTGGTCAGTTAGCAGTTCGGTGATGACAGAATTCGACGCTGTGCTTGCCCAAACGCCGTATGTCGGCGGCGCGGCAAGCCGCGACGCCGACTGGCATCAGCTACAATGTTGGCTCACTGTAAATACTGCGGAGCCAATGATCGAAACGCACACCGCACCACAAATCCTGCACCGGGCCGGCGTTGTGCTGCTGGTCGTCGGGGCAGTCGATATCGCCTACATGATCTGGTGCCTGTCCACCGGCGCCAGCTATTCCTACAGCATGACCATTCCCGCCGTGATCGCCGGCGTGCTGCTGATGCGCGGCAGTCTCAGGGCCGCCTCCGCGCTGATCTGGATCGCCGCCATCCTGCTGCCGATGGCCCTTGCCAGCGGCGCGATGTCGCTCATGCAGCCGCTCGACCTGACCTTGACCCAACTGCGCGTGGCGCCCGCCGCGCATTTCGGCGCGGCGCTGCCGCTGGTGATCTTCTGCGGCCTGCTGTATTGGCTGCTGCAACAGCTCGGCCGCCAGCCCGTGCAGGCGGCGATCCAGTCGTCGGGCCGCCGCAAGCCCGCCGTCAACGTCGCGCTCACCGTCGGTGTCGGGCTGGCGATGCTGGCGCTAACCGGCAAACAACTGAGCCACAACGGCGATTTGAGCCGCAAGGCGGAACAGCTGGCGCTGGAAAAGCACGGAGACCAGTTCCGCTACCATGCCACCAGCGTGACGCCGCGCGCCGACATGGAAGGCACCTTCGTCGAGGCCAAGGTGCAGGCCTGGCGCGCCGACCGCGTCGACACGGTCGACGTGTTCTGGAAAGAAAAATAACCAACCGCGAGGTACGCCTTGAATCAACCGGATTTCTCCCGTTACGACGAGGAACAGCTGCGCCAGGTGCGCAGCCGTATCGACGCCGACCGTTTTCCCGAGCGTATCGCGCAAATCGATGCGCGCCTGGCCGAATTGGCGAACGCGCCGCCGCAGCCACCTGCGGACGCTAAACGCCACGTCGCCGACCGCGCCAGCTATCTGCCGCCGATGCGCCGCGCGGGAATGCTATGGCTGGCGCTGGCCATCGCGA encodes:
- a CDS encoding S8 family serine peptidase, with the protein product MNARAIVLAALLAAVLAPAAAGTVLARAGEPQAAAPAASAAPPAGDERILPPADDGAHDPGANQLLVMLRLPATHYRPDATYGGRYMDDSGSGGRRRRAEALAQQHGMTVVEGWAMSLLGIDCYVMRYKDDADAGLIIEQLSRDPQVEWAQPVARFEGMAEQAPRGAPGGNAGPQVAPAASTNPVVPVAGLPPGAGAGAADVLYPVQPAARYWHVSDLHRYTTGREVRVAVIDSGIDGSHPDLQGQLAVNANFVDNGEPPPEIHGTAVAGIIAARSGNGGILGVAPKARLMGLRACWQLPNQSTRCNSFTLSKALNYAILNGAKVINLSLSGPPDRLLDRLLDVALQRGIGVVGAVDAQASAPTFPASHRGVLAVASQPSVKVSGNFAPVSAAALMEQTAAAAGLERPLFAPGNDVPTTAPGARWSFVSGSSYAAAHVSGMLALLGELQPGATPAQLRRMLQPPEVLNAVNIDACATISHLIDHCSCRCPAKLTQRGATQ
- a CDS encoding zf-HC2 domain-containing protein, which translates into the protein MNGRVFRLDVPAHQAVQELLPWYASSQLEPDDAHRVEAHLHTCEQCRQDLQWEREMLDQGSADTALPPGVDMERAWARILPALGPVDEIDDAPLRANPAPTGSATIAPAADAKPLADAPAPAPVVPRRWWAMGAANQPIWLRWAVAAQWVLIIGLVALLARPDEAPPAYRVLGNSIGASPVGNLVVMFQPTTTERELRRILQAQGARVVDGPTVTDAYLISVPQENRDRALQALRADPAVKLAEALDDGGTP
- a CDS encoding sigma-70 family RNA polymerase sigma factor, which encodes MRQSQGLSTGSLPDANEACLLGRIAGGDRAAFEQLYRSYFSRLSRFIGRMTRNATLIEEIVNDTMLVVWQKAETFDGSCKPSTWIFAIAYRKTLKGLRGSDDPVESDASLYEDESGNQPEQTITRLQLQNTVAEALDQLPAAQRAVMVLTYYHEMAYSDIAEVVDCPVNTVKTRMFHARHRLKDLLWNERENGR
- a CDS encoding NAD-dependent protein deacetylase, which encodes MAFMNLNAHIDQLQTFLHQHRRVLVLTGAGLSTDSGIPDYRDKDGVRRGRTPIQGPDFRRDESVRRRYWARSMVGWPTLAQAAPNVGHRALAALEEAGRIDGLITQNVDGLHQRAGSRNVIELHGNIHGVVCLDCRRVVERAAIQTELLEANPGLFAVDAEVRPDGDAEVELQALQHFHVPVCAHCGGTLQPDVIFFGDNIPAERTANALAMMEHADALLVVGSSLMVFSGYRFCKLAAAAGKPIAAINLGKTRADDLIGLKVEAAAADVLPRLV
- a CDS encoding FlgO family outer membrane protein, whose product is MLMTSLARAAALALPLLLAACSSTATKEEGNYSTISSNQFIDANYKAADSLMHQLSGKLTADKPLIMATIVNIDALEQTTTLGRLVSEQVSTRLAQGGMRMIEMKLRNNVYLKRNQGELMLTREIGEVATAHNAQAIVVGSYAETSDMVFINVKVIQPNSNLVLAGQDYVLAKEAIVRSMLQRN
- the smpB gene encoding SsrA-binding protein SmpB, which translates into the protein MTIADNKKAFFDYFIEDRYEAGIVLEGWEVKAIRDARVQIKEAYVTIRGDELFLFGAHISALPTASTHISPEAVRTRKLLLHRQEMDKLISKVERSGYTLVPLNLHYKGGRVKCEIGLAKGKKMHDKRATEKDRDGKREVAAAMKTHSR
- a CDS encoding type II toxin-antitoxin system RatA family toxin, whose translation is MAVVHKSVFLGYSAQQMFDLVANIDDYPKFLPWCSGVEIRERRDNVVVASIGINYHGVKQSFTTSNENTAPTAIKMKLVDGPFKCLDGVWTFKALREDACKIELDMRYEFSGTLLDKLVGPVFGMIANSMVDSFCKRAETVYGG
- a CDS encoding RnfH family protein; this encodes MAAELIDVQVCYASDALQFLRDLRVPVGTTLEQAIAASGVLAEVPAIDLTTMQVGIYAKKKPLDTVLREHDRVEIYRPLIADPKNARRRRKAAA